One genomic segment of bacterium includes these proteins:
- a CDS encoding tetratricopeptide repeat protein, with protein MKTSAFRFYPFLILSLLIPFTLLGAGGKTSPSAEDYIRKGEYEKAISILEDALKKSPSDVKLKQALFLCYFQVGVKKYEGSEFASAGEYFAKALKLDPSSLQARQNLALSLFKLGNLEEAKRVVEEGLKTAKPDRNLLLILAQIYQKEGNEEKVIATLEEIHKNYPKDKETGLILARLYYSQLKLDKARQVYLKLAEHYPKDLDILSSIAKTYEDEGRWREAIAEYEKILQIDPKNIFIYRRMGRIYEKEGKLEEAIALYNRAVESLKNIPQFYLWLGELLEKKGDEDSALKNFKKARDLSIEHPLPYFKLAMAEKDSRERETLLKQAVNKGVRALEEAEKSLLVRIGEETSLESLRGSLELAEEIENIEKTLRLSLDVYLFPEGEKSSERAERELQNLLKRYPRSRILLEYTGLILESKGEWGKALEVWRKILQRNPRVERAHLGMGKALEAMGKWEEAGRAYKLAVELKEDDEEAFEGMVRMYEKTGKIGVLVEEWERKAKFPSYRYNLLFLNRFEKLLLKVGREKEAEEVRRKIEEVKKMKEEGKL; from the coding sequence ATGAAAACATCAGCTTTCCGCTTCTATCCTTTTCTAATATTATCACTTTTAATCCCTTTTACGCTTCTCGGAGCGGGAGGGAAAACTTCCCCATCCGCTGAGGATTATATCCGCAAAGGCGAATATGAAAAGGCAATATCTATTTTAGAAGATGCTCTCAAAAAATCTCCTTCAGATGTAAAGCTGAAGCAAGCACTTTTCCTCTGCTACTTTCAGGTTGGGGTGAAGAAATATGAGGGAAGCGAGTTCGCCTCAGCAGGAGAATACTTCGCAAAAGCCCTGAAACTTGACCCATCTTCTTTACAAGCAAGGCAAAACTTGGCTCTATCTCTCTTCAAGCTGGGAAACCTTGAGGAAGCCAAGAGGGTGGTGGAGGAGGGATTGAAAACGGCAAAACCGGATAGGAATCTCCTCCTCATCCTTGCCCAGATTTATCAGAAGGAAGGAAACGAAGAGAAGGTCATAGCGACTTTGGAGGAAATCCACAAGAATTATCCAAAGGATAAAGAAACGGGTCTGATTCTCGCTAGGCTTTACTATTCTCAGCTTAAATTAGATAAGGCGAGACAAGTTTATCTGAAGCTTGCTGAACATTATCCCAAGGATTTAGACATTCTATCAAGCATAGCGAAGACATATGAGGATGAAGGAAGGTGGAGGGAGGCAATAGCTGAATACGAAAAAATTCTCCAAATTGACCCCAAGAATATTTTCATATATCGCAGAATGGGACGAATCTACGAAAAGGAAGGAAAATTAGAGGAGGCGATAGCCTTATATAATAGGGCTGTGGAATCGCTGAAGAACATCCCTCAATTTTATCTCTGGTTGGGAGAGCTTTTGGAAAAGAAAGGCGATGAGGATTCCGCCTTAAAAAACTTTAAAAAAGCGAGAGATTTATCAATAGAACATCCACTTCCTTACTTCAAGTTAGCTATGGCGGAAAAAGACAGCCGGGAAAGAGAGACGCTTTTGAAACAGGCGGTAAATAAAGGAGTAAGGGCATTGGAGGAAGCGGAAAAATCTCTTCTCGTTCGGATTGGAGAGGAGACGAGCTTGGAGAGCTTAAGGGGTTCACTTGAATTAGCAGAGGAGATAGAGAATATAGAGAAGACCCTACGTTTATCTTTAGATGTGTATCTTTTCCCAGAGGGTGAGAAAAGCAGTGAGAGAGCGGAGAGGGAACTGCAGAACTTGCTAAAGAGGTATCCCCGAAGCAGGATACTACTTGAATATACGGGTTTGATTTTGGAGAGCAAGGGAGAATGGGGTAAGGCTTTGGAGGTTTGGAGGAAGATTCTCCAGAGGAACCCAAGAGTGGAGAGGGCTCATTTGGGTATGGGGAAGGCTTTGGAAGCAATGGGGAAATGGGAAGAAGCAGGACGAGCTTATAAATTGGCAGTAGAGCTCAAAGAGGATGACGAGGAAGCTTTTGAAGGAATGGTAAGGATGTATGAAAAAACTGGGAAAATCGGTGTCCTTGTGGAGGAATGGGAGAGGAAAGCTAAATTCCCCTCTTATAGATATAATCTCCTTTTCTTGAATAGATTTGAAAAGCTTTTGCTGAAAGTGGGGAGGGAAAAGGAAGC